The sequence GCCCCACGCCCGCCACAAACCGCATCAGGGCGTAATAATCGGTAGGGGCCATGAACCGAACGACCGGCACAAATCCGCAGGCAATGTTGGCCAGCGAATACATGATAATCGAACCAAACAACACTGACATGCGCCCCCGCCGGTCGCCGATGATACCCCACAGAATACCGCCAACGAGCAACCCCGCCTGCTGACAGTTAAGAATAAATGCGCCCACGCTCGACACCTCGGCCTTGCTCAACGCCAGCGATTGCAGGCTAGGCACCCGCACAATGCTGAAGATGAGCATGTCGTATACGTCGACAAAAAATCCAAGCGCCGACACGATCACGGGCAGCGAAAACAACGTAACGTAGGGGCGCTGAGGCATTGATTGCAGACGAAGGAATGGTGTTATACGAATGAATNNNNNNNNNNNNNNNNNNNNNNNNNNNNNNNNNNNNNNNNNNNNNNNNNNNNNNNNNNNNNNNNNNNNNNNNNNNNNNNNNNNNNNNNNNNNNNNNNNNNNNNNNNNNNNNNNNNNNNNNNNNNNNNNNNNNNNNNNNNNNNNNNNNNNNNNNNNNNNNNNNNNNNNNNNNNNNNNNNNNNNNNNNNNNNNNNNNNNNNNNNNNNNNNNNNNNNNNNNNNNNNNNNNNNNNNNNNNNNNNNNNNNNNNNNNNNNNNNNNNNNNNNNNNNNNNNNNNNNNNNNNNNNNNNNNNNNNNNNNNNNNNNNNNNNNNNNNNNNNNNNNNNNNNNNNNNNNNNNNNNNNNNNNNNNNNNNNNNNNNNNNNNNNNNNNNNNNNNNNNNNNNNNNNNNNNNNNNNNNNNNNNNNNNNNNNNNNNNNNNNNNNNNNNNNNNNNNNNNNNNNNNNNNNNNNNNNNNNNNNNNNNNNNNNNNNNNNNNNNNNNNNNNNNNNNNNNNNNNNNNNNNNNNNNNNNNNNNNNNNNNNNNNNNNNNNNNNNNNNNNNNNNNNNNNNNNNNNNNNNNNNNNNNNNNNNNNNNNNNNNNNNNNNNNNNNNNNNNNNNNNNNNNNNNNNNNNNNNNNNNNNNNNNNNNNNNNNNNNNNNNNNNNNNNNNNNNNNNNNNNNNNNNNNNNNNNNNNNNNNNNNNNNNNNNNNNNNNNNNNNNNNNNNNNNNNNNNNNNNNNNNNNNNNNNNNNNNNNNNNNNNNNNNNNNNNNNNNNNNNNNNNNNNNNNNNNNNNNNNNNNNNNNNNNNNNNNNNNNNNNNNNNNNNNNNNNNNNNNNNNNNNNNNNNNNNNNNNNNNNNNNNNNNNNNNNNNNNNNNNNNNNNNNNNNNNNNNNNNNNNNNNNNNNNNNNNNNNNNNNNNNNNNNNNNNNCCCCCCCTACTCTTCCAGGAAATCCATCTCTTTGCCGTGGGTTTCGGGGATGGTGAGCACGCTGTAAATGCCGATGGCGAAGGCAATGACGCCCACAATGGCACCAGCCGTGATGACGCCCTGCGTGGGTTTTACGGTCTGGTAGAGGGTCGTCATCGGGAAAACCAGTCCGCGCACCATGTTGGGCACGGTGGTGGCGGCCGTGGCGCGCAGGTTCGTACCAAATTGCTCGGCCCCGATGGTTACGAACATGGCCCAGTAGCCAATGCCGAAGCCCAAGGCCAGACACGCCATGTACAGGGCTGTATCGGATTGCAGCCCGCCGAACAGATACACCACGCTGGCCGCCAGCGTAAAGAGCATCAGGCCCAGCACGGCTTTCCGACGCGATGCCAGCGCCTGACTGATAAACCCGCTCGCCAGGTCGCCCGTGGATAGGCCCACGTAGCACCACATGATGGCCAGCCCCGGTTTCACCTCCTGCGTAATGCCGAGCGCCGTACCAAACTCGTTAGAAAACGTCGCCAGAATCCCGATCACAAACCAGGTGGGAATGCCCAGCCCGATGCATTTCATGTAGCGGCTGAAGCGGTCGGCGTTGGTGAAAAAGGCGAAGAAATTTCCCTTGTTCACAGCATGGTTCGACGACACATTTTTGTACATCCCCGACTCCACCACGCCAACGCGCAGCAACAACAGACCGATGCCCATGCCGCCGCCGATAAAGTAGGCAATGTTCCAGTCGAAGAGTTTGACAGTAAAATAAGCCACCACCGCCCCAAACAGGCCAATGCCTGCCACCAGCGACGTACCGATGGCCCGTAGCCGCGTGGGTAACACCTCGCTGACGAGCGTGATACCCGCGCCCAGCTCGCCTGCCAGGCCCACGCCCGCCACAAACCGCATCAGGGCGTAGTAGGTAACCTTGTCCATGAAGGTGACGGACGGAATAAAGCCGCAGGCAATGTTGGCCAGTGAGTAGGTGATGATCGAACCAAACAAGACCGACAACCGGCCCCGTTTATCACCCAGAATCCCCCACAGGATACCACCCAGCAGCAGGCCGATCATCTGCCAGTTGAAGATGAGCGTGCCGTCGGTGGAAATCTGCTCGGGGGTCAGCCCCAGCGATTGCAGGCTGGGAACCCGCACGATACCGAAGAGCAACAGATCGTAGATATCGACAAAGTAGCCCAAAGCGGCCACAATAACGGGTAGGCTGAATAAGCCCGTTGTCTGTACAGGTTTAGAGGTAAGGGAGGATTGCATAGGGCAAGTTTACAAAGGAAAGGCCTTTTCTGGTAGACAGACAAGTAAGAACCCCATTAACCCGGAAGGCGTACCGAACTAAGCAGTTGCCCACTCACTGTGTAGGCCACACGCAGCATCACGATTTTCAGCAATAGTCGCCCCAGGATGATGGCTTGTTGCAGCACCACCATCAGCAAAATCAGCGGCCAGTTGCGCATCGGGAGCAGGTCATCGATCAGCAGGTACAGGCCCATCAGCCCGGCCACCAGCGCCACCAGCAGCAGGTACCGGCCAAACGTGTTTCGCAGATGGCTCAACACAAATCGGCCCGCCAGTCCAAACGCCCGGAAAGCCCCCTGCTCGTCGGTGCGGAACATGTGCACTTTGGCGTAATCGGCCACGCACCAGACCAGCAACGTACCCAGCCCGCCCACGGCAAACCCGCCGAAACCCAGCCAGAATAGTCCCCGCTCGGTAAGCGAATCGGCGAAGGCCGTAGCCAGCAAAATCCCGATCAGGAACGGTACCAGAAACACGGCCAGTGTAAACAGCGCTGTCACGCCCAGCAACCGAACGTACCTGGCCAGGTAGTGCGTGCCCGCCTGCCAGAACGATGGCAGAGGAATCGGGGCCGTCAGTTGAAAGCTGTAGAGCAACCCGCCCGACGCCCAGGTCCAGACCAGCACAAACAGCAGCGACGTCAACACGCCCGCCCGCAACGCCGGCCCAATCGCCTTGTCGTTATGTTGCATGAAATCGCTGACGACCGTGTAGTCGAATCCGGCGAGCAGTTGCAGTGGTGCCCGTGAGCCATCGGCCACCTCGTTCAGGCTCACAAACAGGGCATACGTACCCGGCAGGGCCAGCAGCAGGGCAATCCCGTACAACAGCAGCAACACGCGGGGCGACGAAAGACGAAACATAGACGGGCAGTGAATTAAGAAACAGTAGCAGGAATGGTGAAGAGGCTTCGCTTCGTAAGAGTCAGGGTCACGCCAGCATCAGCCATTCGAGCCAGAAAAGAAACTTGGCGGCAAACTTGGCGGCGGGGGCCGATGACGATCTCAACGTCAGGCTGTTGTTCGTAAAATCGGTATCCATATACAGCTTTTGCTTCGGGTCGACTTCGGCCCAGTCGATGCGTCCTTTGCCACCCACCGCGAAGGTGTGCGTGCGCGCCTTTCCATCCCAGCGCAGCGTTTGTTCCCTGCCGTCGCTGAAATGAATCAGTACCTCAACGGGTAGCTGCATATCGCCCAGCCGATCGACGCGCACCGTGGGCGAACTACCGTTGCGGATGGTGGCCAGTTTGTAGTCGCAGACCTGATCACCGAACAGCACCTGCTCGAAAAACCAGTTCATGTCAGATCCGTATTGGGCGCCCAGACGGCGCGGCACCAGCTCATTCACCACGTCAATAAAGCTCTGCGCATTAGGGTGTTTGAATCGCCATCGCAGGAAGTACGTCTGCATGATCTCGTCCATAAGTGGGCGCCCCACCAACCCGTCCAGCGTGCGCAGCCAGGTGGCCGTTTTCTGGTAGGTCAACGAGCCATAATAACCCGCCGGTAGCTGCCACACATTTCCGTAAGCTGGCCCAATCGCCGGATTGTCGAGGTGGACGTACCCATCGCGCGATGCTTCCAGATCGCCCATCCGAAACCCGAACCAGTCGATCTGACTTTGCCGGGGGCCATACCATTCATCCATGATTCGGCCTTCGTAATACTGGTTGAAGCCCTCGTCGAGCCAGGCTTCCTCAAACTCATTACTGGCCAATAGCTGCATAAAATATTGATGCCCAAACTCATGCACCGTCACCAGTTCCGGGAAGCGCATACCGGCGGGCAGGCCCCAGCTCGTCCCCGCCGTGATGAACGTGGGATACTCCATCCCCGCCGCCCCAGAGGCGTGCAGAGGCGGGTCCACGATCGTCAGCGTGTTGTGGGGGTACGTACCCAGGTGCCGGTCGAAGTAGGTAAGGGCTGTTTTGGCGGCGTCGAGGTGGCGTTGGGCCTGCGCGCTGTGTTCGGGTTGCAGCAGCAGCCGGATACGTACCTGATTACCCGCCCGGCCTTTCCAGGTATCGTTGACTACCTCGAACTGGGGCGAGGCGGTCCAGGCAAAATCGACCACATCGGCCGCCTGCCAGCGCTGGGTTTTGGTGCCATCGCGGTTTACGGTTTCGCGTAGCAACTGCCCCGTCGCTCCGATTTGCAGGGTTTTATCCGTCGTAATCGACACGTCGTAAGTACCGTAATCAGCGTAGAACTCCGAGTGCGCGTGAAACTGGTGGCAGTTCCAACCGCCCTGGGTACGTCCCCGCACGCCCGCCGCTTCGTAAACCGCGATCTTGGGAAACCACTGGCCGACCAGAAAAAAATCGCGGCTGAAGCCCGTCCGGGCAAAGATTTTAGGCAGCTTGGCCTCGAACGCCATATCGAGTTCAATGGTCTCGCCGGGGCGTACTGGGCGGCTTAGCGGCACCCGCATCACCGTCCGGTCGTCGGGGTTGAGGTCGTCAGGCTGGGCAAAACGCATCGCGCCCGTCAGGCGCTCGCCGGTGCGGCGGTCGGTGAGGGTTGTGACCTTCGTCCAGCCGTAATTGGCCTGCTCTGATTTGTCCATCTGATCGCCCCGCAACTGCCCGCCCGACTCGCGCATGAACGTCGATTTCTGATCCCGAAACGCGTTGAGATACAAGTGGAACCAAAGCTCACGAATCGGGTCGGTCGAGGTATTGCGCCAGGTGAGCGTCTGCCGCCCATCGAGGCGCCTGGTCGTCGGGTTAAGCCGCACGTCGATCCGGTAATTGGCTATGCGCGGACTCAGGGCAACGTCGGCCCGGGCCAGGCTGGCCCAGAGGCATAAAGGCAGCAGAAGCAGGTACAGGCGAGGCATCGGTTCGGTATTTTTGCGACTAAAAGTAAAACTTTGTCCGTTCTGGCCAATGCCGCTTCCCTTATGACAAATGCCCAACTGACCTGGCTTGGTAAACTCCTCCTCAACCTGTTGGGCTTGGCGGTGGCGATCTGGTTTGTGTACCGGGCCGGGCTTAACATACTGTTGCTATTCAGTTACCGGTCGTTGGCCACCAACCCGCTGTATGGGTTTCTGGTGCATGATCTGGTCATCATCGTCATCGGGCTTATTGCCATCTGGTCTTGCTTCCGGCTGGTCGAAAATCTCTACAAGCTCGCCATCAACCCGCCCCGCAACGCCTAGCGGTCCAACGCTGGCTCGTCGCTCATTCCGTCGTATTTTAGCAGACAAATTTGAGCCTGCCGTCCGTTGAAGTCTGCTTCCCCCATCAATCAGCGCCTTGAACTAGCGCACAGCTACGTCCTGCACACCAACCAGAATGTGTTTCTAACTGGTAAAGCGGGCACGGGCAAGACCACCTTTCTGCACCAGATCAAGCAGTTATCGGCCAAACGGCTGGTGGTCGTCGCACCAACGGGCGTGGCCGCTATCAACGCCGGCGGTGTCACCATTCATTCGCTGTTTCAGCTTCCCTTCGGGCCGATTATTCCGGGCGCCAAACAGGAAAACCGGAAGTTCTCCCGCGAAAAAATCCGTCTGCTCCGTACGCTCGATCTGCTCGTTATCGACGAAATCAGCATGGTTCGGGCCGACGTGCTCGACGGTATTGATGAGGTGTTGCGGCGCTACCGCTACAGCCAGGAACCGTTTGGTGGGGTGCAACTGCTACTTATCGGCGACATGCAACAACTGCCGCCCGTGATCCGCGACGACGATTGGGCGCTGCTTCGCCCCTACTATGAATCGGGTTATTTTTTCAGCAGCCACGCCCTGCGCGAAACGCCCTATGTGTCGATCGAACTGACACACATCTATCGGCAGGCCGACCAACGCTTTATCAATCTGCTTAACGGTATTCGCGAGAAGACGATCACCGCTGAAGGCCTCGCCGACCTCAACCAACGCTACGTACCTGATTTTACCCCCAACGACCGCGACGGCTACATCACGCTGGCGACCCACAACCAGACTGCCCAGCAGATCAACAGCCAGAAACTCACCGACCTCACCACCCGCCTGCATACCTACGAAGCCGTAGTCACCGACGACTTTCCCGAGCCGATGTACCCGGCCGAATTCTCGCTCGAACTGAAAGTGGGCGCGCAGGTGATGTTTGTCAAAAACGACAGCTCGCCCGATAAGCAGTACTACAACGGCAAGATTGGCCAGATCGCCGAACTTGGCTCTGACTACGTGAGCGTGAAATGCGCGGGTGAGTTTGTGCCCATCGTGACCGGGCCCGTCGAGTGGCAGAACATCCGCTACAGCCTCGACGCCAAAACCGGCGAGATCCAGAGCGAAATCATCGGTACGTTCACGCAGTATCCGCTGCGGCTGGCCTGGGCCATCACCATTCACAAAAGCCAGGGGCTCACGTTCGAGCGGGCCATCATCGACGCCGGGCGGGCCTTCGCACACGGGCAGGTGTATGTGGCGCTCAGCCGCTGCAAAACCCTCGACGGCCTCGTGTTGCGCACGCCCATTCCGGCCAGCAGTATCAAAACCGAGTTTGATCTGGAGCGTTTTCACGAAGACGTGCAGACCAAAACACCCACCGAGCAACACCTGCACAACGCCAAACGCGCCAATCAGGAGCAGTTGCTGCACGATCTGTTTGCGTTCGAACAGGCCGCTTACCTGCTGAGCCGCGTCCGCAAGGTCGTCGACGACAACGTCCGCACGCTGCCGGCTCCGTTGGTGGAGCAGTTGAACGAACTCCAGACTACGCTGACCGATAAAGCGCGGGTGGTGGGGCACCGGTTCCGGAAACAGTTACCCAATTATTTTGGTCAGGAGCCCCTCCCCGAAGCCAACACCGACCTGCAACAGCGCATCCAGAAAGCTGGAGCCTATTTCAAAACCGTGCTCGCCGACGAATTGCTCCCGCTGATCTACGACGCCCCCACCGATACCGACAACAAGCAGGTACGAACCGATCTGCTCGAAGCCCTCGACGAACTGGAACGCGAGCTGACCACAAAACTAGCCCTCTTTACTCGCTGCGCCGAGGGCTTCGATGCGCTGGCCTATCTGCAGGTACGTAACCAGGCCGAACTGGCCTTTATGCCCAACCGCAAAAAAGTGGAGCGCGCCGCCGGGCAACCCGATAAAGCCCCGAAAGCGGGTGACCGCAGCAATCGGCCCAGCAGCCTCTATTTCGAATTACTGAAATGGCGGGGCCGCATGGCCGAAGAGCACAACAGCCCGGCCTATTTCATCATGAGCCAGCAAACCGTGACCGAGATTGCGACCAAGCGCCCGGAAACGATCGACGCGCTTGCCAAGATCAAGGGCGTCGGGAAGGCTAAGGCCAAACGCATCGGCGACGAAATCCTGGCCATCATCGAACAGAATCCGGCCGATGGCCGCCCGGATGGACCACCGGCTCCAAAAGCCAATGTGTACGCCAAAGCAGGCGAAGCACCCGCCAGAAAAGCAACGAACAAGGCTGACAAAGAGCCCGTGTACGAAGCTACCCTGAAACTGTTTCTGCTGGGCAAGTCGATTGCCGCGATTGCCGAGCTGCGCGGCGTCACGGAGCAGACAATCGAGAATCACCTCACCCGTTGCATTAACCTCGGCCTACTGCCCGTCGAAGCAGTCCTGTCCGCCGAGAAACTGACGCTCATCTACAATACCCTTGGCTCCAAACGCCCCGCCAGCCTCACCGACGCTGTGCAGCAACTGGACGGCCTGGTCAGCTACACCGACCTGCGCTTTGCTTACGCAGCGGTAGGTCGCTAGGTACGGTCATCTGTAAACAGAGACTAGTTACTTATCAACAGGCTCGCCTTCTACGACTGTTTGTTAAACAGCTGGCAGTCAATCCATACAAAAATATCGTCATATAAGTAAAACTATTTAGTTAGTTTCCTATAGATTTAGTAGTCAACTATTGGTTACGAAACATTTTTCATCTTTTACCGCATAGTGCTTGCGCACAAGCTGTTAGCCGCCTAGTTTTGAGTGCCTAACAGAAATTTTTAACTGCCACAAACCAGCTTCAATGAAAAAATTCTATGCCTCCCTTTTTGCTGTCAGCTTGGCCTTGTTGACGTCGACAGGGGCCTTCAGCCAACAGACAGCTGTTGATTTTTTTAATGAAGGTATCCAGAAAAGTAACGCCAAAGACTTCACGGGTGCGCTTCAGGCGTTCACTACAGCCATCATCATGAACCCGGAAAATGCCCCTAGTTATTACAACCGGGCATTGGCCAAAACGAGCCTGAACGACATCCAGGGAGCCGTGTCGGATCTCGACCAGGCGATTGAGTTAAATCCGCAGGAAGCCAATGCGTATCTTTACCGGGGTATAAATCGGTCGAAACTGGAAGACAACCGGGGCGCCATGCAGGATTTCAACCGGGCCGTTGAACTCAGCCCCAATGATGCATTCCTGTACTACAATCGGGGTCTTTGCAAACTACAGCTGGGCTACTCAGCCGCAGCGTTGAACGACTTCAACCGGGCCTCGTCACTATCACCCAACGATGCCAACATCCTCACGGCACGGGGTAACTGCAAAAATGGCCTGAACGACTTCCGCGGTGCACTGGCCGATTTTGGTCTGGCGCTGGAAAAATCGCCCAACAAAACGACGGCACTCTCGGGCCGGGGCTACTCACGCTTCAAGTTGGAAGATTACAAGGGCTCGCTGGCTGATTTCTCGCGGGCTATTGAACTGGCCCCCACCGATGCCGATCTGTTTTACAAGCGTGGTCTGGTCAAAACCCGCATGGGCGAATTCGACAACGCCGTTGTGGATTACAACAAAACGCTTGAACTGAACCCCAATCATTATAAGGCGTATTTCAGCCGGGGCTTCTGCCGCAGCCGCACGGGCAATGCCAAAGTGGCGCTCGGCGACCTCGACAAGTCGATCGAAATGGACAACCGTTCTATCCAGACCAAAGCGTATTACAGCGAGTTTATCACCCAAAACATGCTGCCTCTGTTCGCCACCGTGGTACAGGAGCGGTATAAAGTGGCTGAACTTGGCGACGACCGCGCCGATGCCTACATCGTTCGGGGTATGCTGAAAAACGCCAACGGCGACAGCAAGCCAGCGCTACTCGATCTGAACCGCGCCGTTGAACTGAACCCCACGAGCGCCGAGTCGTATTTTATCCGCGGCATCATCCGCTCATCGCTTGGCGACCAGAAAGGGGCCATGATCGATTGCAACAGCACGGTTCGGCTGAACCCGCGCCACGCGGAAGCCTATTACCTGCGCGGCCTCATCCGCTACGATACGGGCGATGAGGTGAGCGGTTGCGCCGACCTCAGCCGTTCGGGTGAACTAGGCTATGTGCAGGCCTACAAAATCATCACCGAACGGTGTAATAAGACAGTACGTTAGCCTCAATGCCCAATGCGAAAGGCCCGGCTCATCCAGAGCCGGGCCTCTTTGTTTTACGCTGGTTGCCAGCTGATCAACTAGCTGAATTTACGACTGAATGTCGCCAGCAACCGAGCCAGCAACAGGCCAATCAACAACCCAATCACATCAGCTAGTGCATCTTGCCAATCGCCCGACCGGCCAATGGGCATCACGGCCTGATACACTTCCGACAGCACAGCGTAGGCCACGCCCCAAGCCAGTGTACGACGCTCCGAGAGCCCCGCCCAGCGCCACAGAAAGGCAAACCCTGCGAAGATGATTGTGTGTACGTTTTTGTCACTTCCCCCAACGTCAGGAGCCACATCCGTCGGCAGTGACAGACCAGCAAAAATGGCAATCGACCAGGCGATTGCGGCAGCACGCTGCCAATGAATATGAACGACCAGCCACATGATCAGGAAGGCAACAGAAACGACGGCCGCTGCTATGGCCTGATACCAATTTAGGCCCAGATAAGCCAGTATTGATTCGAGAGACTGGATCACAAGCGTTGAAGTCGCCGTTCGGCCAGGGCCAGGAACAGCACGGCCAGGCAAACCAGGTAGATGATGTTGCGCGTATCGAGCAGGCCCCGGCCCAACGCGCTGTACTGTTGGTCGAGGCTCAGGTATTCCAGCCAATAAGCGAGATCGGTAGTGCCAAACAGGGTGCTCAGCGTGCTCAGACCGGCGTAGAGCAGCAGGCAGGCCAACGCCCCCACCACAAACGCCACGACCTGATTGTCGTTAAGCGACGAAGCCCACAGCCCCACCGCGACAAATACACCAGCCAACAGCAACAGGCCGACATACGACCCTGCCACCACGGCCATGTCGATGGAACCGACCGGGTTGCCGAGCTGATAAAGCGAGTAGGCATACAACAGTGTGGGAGCGATCGTGAGAGCGACCAGCAGCCAGTTGGCGCCAAATTTACCCAGTACAATGCCCCACCGGCCTACGGGTTTGGTCAGTAGCCATTCGAGCGTACCGGCCCGCCGTTCATCGGCGATGGAGCGCATGGTAATGGCCGGTGCCAGAAACACCAGTACGTAGGGCGTCAGCACAAAAAACTGCCCCAGATCGGCGTATCCGTAGTCGAGCAGGTTGGTTTGCGGGAATACCCACAGCAGCAGCCCCACCACCGTCAGGAACGTACCCATGATGATGTAGGCGATCGCCGACCCAAAAAATTGATTGATTTCTTTCCGGAAAATAGCTACCACATCAATCAAACGGATTGTCTTTACGGCGGCGCATAAAGAGCGACACAATTAATGTTACGATGGTGCCGGCAAACGTCCACCAGAGTATGCTGAGCAGGAACGCCCCACCCGATGCCCCTTTCTTACGCTGCTGCGCTTCCAGCTCGCCCATCTGATCGTCGAACTTATCGAGTGCCTCGTCGGGAACACCCTGTGCTTCCATGAAGTCACGGGTTTGCTGCAAGGTCTTCGCGATGAGGTTCGGGTCGATAAACGCCTGATAAAATTGGGCGAAGGTGGTGTCGAGCAGGCCCATAATGGTGAACATCAGCGACCCCAGCCCAACGGCCTCACCAACCGACATATAGCCTTTGTTGAGGCTGCGGAATTCGCGCAGTGCCAGTACCAGCCCCGTCACGATGATAATGCCGTTGAGCACGCCGAAGAGGGTGCCCCCCATGCCGGAGTAGTAGCCCAGCGCGTAGCGGATGGTCGTAACCAGAATTTCAACGAGGCCAACGAGGCCACCCCATTTCAGGGCTAAGCGGGCGGTAGAGGGTTTTTCTTCCATTAGTCCAATGCACTATAATCCTGCTTGCGAAATACCAGCGAAATAATCAGAATGGGCAGAATACCCAGCAGTGTTTTTTTGCCCAACATACTGAGTGGCAGCACGTCGGGCGTGGTGGCGGCCGTCTGCGCCAGTTGGGCTTTGTAGGCCTCTTCACCAAACGTTTTCACGTAGTTGGCTTTGTCATGCAGTTGAAACTGCGTCAGCTCGTTGATGTAGCGCGTAAACTCCGACGGATCAACCCAGGTTACGAAGGCGTAGATGAGCCAGCCCGCCACCAGTGCCGCCACCGTGTTGACCACGTAGCAGATGGTGAGGCCTTCCCACATGTGCAGCAACCCCTTGCCCACGTTTCGGCGGTAATACCAGACGGCCGCGATCATCACGATCAGGTGGATGCCAAAGTCGAACGGGTATTTCTCGTAGACGTACAACGCCGTAATGCCCAGCGTGTGTAGCCCCAGAAACAGCAGGAACGCCGCCAGACCGGCCCCCAGGCCAAACAGCAGCGGGACTCGTAGAAGTGGGTGATTGAAGTAGTTCATGGCAGAAAGCGCTTGGCTGTCGTCTCGAAACCCACCCGCCGGAAGCCGGATAGCCAACGGCAGCCCGGCGCGTTACAGGATTGTGGTGATGACCCTACCTGTGAGGGTCTTGCCCAGGAAGGGTGAATTTTTGGCGGGCGTAATCGGCCTTTCATACGTCCAGGTGGCCGTGGGGTCAAACAGAGTCAGCGTAGCCGGTTGCCCCTCGGCGATGGAAACGGCTGGTAACCCCAATACCCGGCGCGGCCCCACCGTAAAGCGATCAACCAACGTACCCAGTATGGACGTACCCAGTGTGGATACACCCGGTATGGACGTACCCGCCGATTCGGGTCGTATGGACGTACCTGACGCTGACTGTTGCTCGTTGGCTTTTGTCAGCAGCGCTACGAAGGCCGTTTCCAGGCCCGTAATGCCAAACTCCGCCATGTCGAACTCGATGTTCTTGCTTTCCTCGTCGTGGGGGTGGTGGTCCGTCACGATCAGGTCAATGGTACCATCGGCGAGCCCATCCCAGAGCGCCGCCACGTCCTCGGCCGACCGGAAAGGCGGATTCACCTTCAGGTTGGTGTCGAATCCGGCCAGATCGGCATCGGTGAAAAGGAGCTGATGGGCCGCGACATCGCAGCTCACGGGTAAGCCCTGCGCTTTAGCCTGCCGTACCAGCGCTACCGATTCGGCCGACGACAGACAGGCAAAATGCAGCATCGGCGTCGACGGTCGGGTTGGTTGTCCATCGAGTACGTAGGTCAGCAGCCGTAGGTCGCGGGCAATCAGTATGGCTTCGGCCATGGCGGGCATTCCTTTCAGGCCCAGCCGGGTGCTTTGCTCGCCTTCGTGCATCTGCCCGTAGCGCGTCAGCAGGGTATCTTCGGGCCGGTTGATCAGCAACCCGCCAAACGGTTGCAGGTATTGCAGCGTCTTGAGCAGCAGATCGGGGTTTTGCAGCGGGTGGTCGCCATCCGTGAAGGCAATGGCACCGGCCCGGTGCAGGTCGATCATGTCGGTGAAGTCCTCGCCTTTGGTGCCCTTCGTGATCGCCGCCGTCGGGTGTAGGCGGGCCGGTTGCCCTTCGCCCATCCGCCGCACGTACCCCAGCGTATCTTTCGAGTCGATAACGGGGTGCGTGTTGGGCAGTAGTACCACGTCGGTAAACCCACCGGCGGCGGCCGCTTTGGCCAGGTCAGTGAGCGTTTCGCGGTGTTCATGGCCGGGGTCGTTGGCGGCGGCCCGCCCATCGACCCAACCCGCCGACACGTGCAGATTGGCCCCTTCGATGACCCGCGCCCCGTCGGGAACAGGCATCGGCGAACCCGATCCGGATGGACTCAACTGCCGGATAAGGCCGTTTTCGAGGTGCAGGTCAACAACCTGATTATTGAGCGGCGAGGC comes from Fibrella aestuarina BUZ 2 and encodes:
- a CDS encoding tetratricopeptide repeat protein, with protein sequence MKKFYASLFAVSLALLTSTGAFSQQTAVDFFNEGIQKSNAKDFTGALQAFTTAIIMNPENAPSYYNRALAKTSLNDIQGAVSDLDQAIELNPQEANAYLYRGINRSKLEDNRGAMQDFNRAVELSPNDAFLYYNRGLCKLQLGYSAAALNDFNRASSLSPNDANILTARGNCKNGLNDFRGALADFGLALEKSPNKTTALSGRGYSRFKLEDYKGSLADFSRAIELAPTDADLFYKRGLVKTRMGEFDNAVVDYNKTLELNPNHYKAYFSRGFCRSRTGNAKVALGDLDKSIEMDNRSIQTKAYYSEFITQNMLPLFATVVQERYKVAELGDDRADAYIVRGMLKNANGDSKPALLDLNRAVELNPTSAESYFIRGIIRSSLGDQKGAMIDCNSTVRLNPRHAEAYYLRGLIRYDTGDEVSGCADLSRSGELGYVQAYKIITERCNKTVR
- a CDS encoding VanZ family protein codes for the protein MIQSLESILAYLGLNWYQAIAAAVVSVAFLIMWLVVHIHWQRAAAIAWSIAIFAGLSLPTDVAPDVGGSDKNVHTIIFAGFAFLWRWAGLSERRTLAWGVAYAVLSEVYQAVMPIGRSGDWQDALADVIGLLIGLLLARLLATFSRKFS
- the gldF gene encoding gliding motility-associated ABC transporter permease subunit GldF, which translates into the protein MVAIFRKEINQFFGSAIAYIIMGTFLTVVGLLLWVFPQTNLLDYGYADLGQFFVLTPYVLVFLAPAITMRSIADERRAGTLEWLLTKPVGRWGIVLGKFGANWLLVALTIAPTLLYAYSLYQLGNPVGSIDMAVVAGSYVGLLLLAGVFVAVGLWASSLNDNQVVAFVVGALACLLLYAGLSTLSTLFGTTDLAYWLEYLSLDQQYSALGRGLLDTRNIIYLVCLAVLFLALAERRLQRL
- a CDS encoding DUF4199 domain-containing protein translates to MEEKPSTARLALKWGGLVGLVEILVTTIRYALGYYSGMGGTLFGVLNGIIIVTGLVLALREFRSLNKGYMSVGEAVGLGSLMFTIMGLLDTTFAQFYQAFIDPNLIAKTLQQTRDFMEAQGVPDEALDKFDDQMGELEAQQRKKGASGGAFLLSILWWTFAGTIVTLIVSLFMRRRKDNPFD
- a CDS encoding DUF4199 domain-containing protein, which translates into the protein MNYFNHPLLRVPLLFGLGAGLAAFLLFLGLHTLGITALYVYEKYPFDFGIHLIVMIAAVWYYRRNVGKGLLHMWEGLTICYVVNTVAALVAGWLIYAFVTWVDPSEFTRYINELTQFQLHDKANYVKTFGEEAYKAQLAQTAATTPDVLPLSMLGKKTLLGILPILIISLVFRKQDYSALD
- a CDS encoding dihydroorotase, with amino-acid sequence MHLLIRSARVVDAASPLNNQVVDLHLENGLIRQLSPSGSGSPMPVPDGARVIEGANLHVSAGWVDGRAAANDPGHEHRETLTDLAKAAAAGGFTDVVLLPNTHPVIDSKDTLGYVRRMGEGQPARLHPTAAITKGTKGEDFTDMIDLHRAGAIAFTDGDHPLQNPDLLLKTLQYLQPFGGLLINRPEDTLLTRYGQMHEGEQSTRLGLKGMPAMAEAILIARDLRLLTYVLDGQPTRPSTPMLHFACLSSAESVALVRQAKAQGLPVSCDVAAHQLLFTDADLAGFDTNLKVNPPFRSAEDVAALWDGLADGTIDLIVTDHHPHDEESKNIEFDMAEFGITGLETAFVALLTKANEQQSASGTSIRPESAGTSIPGVSTLGTSILGTLVDRFTVGPRRVLGLPAVSIAEGQPATLTLFDPTATWTYERPITPAKNSPFLGKTLTGRVITTIL